The following are encoded in a window of Allosphingosinicella indica genomic DNA:
- a CDS encoding N-formylglutamate amidohydrolase, which yields MTADPDDALPFHRIGPDRPVSPVVLSVPHAGRNYSEALLASARVPLATLAALEDPLVDRLAWRAQADGAVAIVARAPRAEIDLNRDEREVDPAMIVPPPPGHTLLASARIRGGLGLVPARLGGATLWNARLSASELVRRIETIHRPYHAAIAGALEAARRRFGVAVLIDCHSMPPRRRDDPDRADIVLGDRHGTSSGPAYVAAASAQVRRAGYSVSRNAPYAGGHITGRHGRPSADIHAFQVEIDRSLYLDAASREPGPGFDRIAQLLGDIAAAVVAQAIADGALPEAAE from the coding sequence GTGACGGCCGATCCCGACGACGCCCTGCCCTTCCACCGCATCGGCCCTGATCGGCCGGTTTCTCCCGTCGTTCTCTCGGTCCCCCACGCAGGCCGCAACTATTCCGAAGCGCTGCTCGCCAGCGCGCGCGTGCCGCTCGCGACGCTGGCTGCGCTCGAGGATCCGCTGGTCGACCGGCTGGCCTGGCGGGCGCAGGCTGACGGCGCGGTGGCGATCGTCGCCCGCGCGCCCCGTGCCGAGATCGATCTCAACCGCGACGAGCGCGAGGTCGATCCGGCGATGATCGTGCCGCCGCCGCCCGGTCACACATTGCTCGCCTCGGCACGCATCCGCGGCGGGCTTGGCCTCGTTCCCGCGCGGCTCGGCGGCGCGACGCTCTGGAACGCGCGCTTGTCTGCCAGTGAACTCGTCCGCCGGATCGAGACGATCCACCGCCCCTATCACGCCGCTATCGCCGGTGCGCTAGAGGCGGCGCGGCGTCGTTTCGGCGTCGCGGTGCTGATCGACTGCCATTCGATGCCGCCGCGCCGCCGCGACGATCCCGACCGCGCCGATATCGTATTGGGTGATCGCCACGGCACGAGCAGCGGCCCTGCCTATGTCGCGGCAGCCTCCGCCCAAGTGCGGCGCGCGGGCTACAGCGTCTCGCGCAATGCGCCTTATGCCGGCGGGCATATCACCGGCCGCCACGGGCGCCCGTCCGCGGATATCCACGCCTTCCAGGTCGAGATTGATCGCAGCCTCTATCTCGATGCGGCATCGCGCGAGCCGGGGCCGGGTTTCGACCGCATCGCGCAATTGCTGGGCGACATCGCGGCGGCTGTGGTCGCTCAGGCCATCGCCGACGGCGCGCTGCCGGAAGCCGCCGAATAA
- the cpdR gene encoding cell cycle two-component system response regulator CpdR, producing the protein MIKILLAEDDESMRAYLARALERSGYHITIVDRGTAALPLLEREAFDLLLTDIVMPEMDGIELAQKAAVIQPAIRVMFITGFAAVALRAGAAAPNAKVLSKPFHLKDLVGEVDRLFQTEDQHSRL; encoded by the coding sequence ATGATAAAGATCCTGCTGGCCGAAGACGACGAATCGATGCGCGCCTATCTGGCGCGGGCGCTGGAACGGTCCGGCTATCATATCACCATCGTCGATCGCGGCACCGCCGCGCTGCCACTTCTGGAGCGTGAGGCGTTCGATCTGCTGCTCACCGATATCGTGATGCCGGAGATGGACGGGATCGAGCTTGCCCAGAAGGCGGCGGTGATCCAGCCGGCGATCCGCGTGATGTTCATCACCGGCTTCGCCGCCGTGGCGTTGCGGGCGGGCGCGGCGGCGCCCAACGCCAAGGTGCTGTCCAAGCCCTTCCACCTTAAGGATCTCGTTGGCGAGGTCGACCGGCTGTTCCAGACCGAGGATCAACACAGCCGTCTTTAA
- a CDS encoding Do family serine endopeptidase, which translates to MRYVYGITAAMLLGGAAATLTIGPVGAQTAQNEPGAIAPAAPRAGAPMSFADLADRLAPAVVNISTRQSIQVSRQRNFPPGFEEFFRRFGAPVPEGGQGQGQGNDNTVTQRGGSLGSGFIISEDGYVVTNNHVIAPARTGATVDEITVTLSDRREFRARLIGRDTASDLALLKIDEEGLPFVRFGDSTRTRVGDWVVAIGNPFGLGGTVTAGIVSALHRNIGAGAYDRYIQTDASINTGNSGGPMFDIAGNVIGINTALISPTGGNVGIGFAIPAEQARPVIEALRRGESVKRGYIGVSLQQLDEGVAAALGIPKNRGELIRSVTAGGPAARAGIQQGDVVVAVNGKEVTPDQSLSWLVAQQPVGSRVPIDLVRNGNRQRVTLQVAERPSDEELAKIAGVEDEQEVSEPPAEEQSSSQKSARESLGVTVQTLTPEIARSLRLRDVNLKGVVVAAVDASSDAGAQGVRVGDIILSIDRRPTRTPEEAVAAVNAARSSNRESALLLLQRGNNQPLYVGIKLTKR; encoded by the coding sequence GTGCGTTACGTCTATGGCATCACTGCTGCGATGCTGCTGGGGGGCGCCGCCGCGACGCTGACCATCGGTCCCGTCGGAGCGCAGACCGCGCAGAACGAGCCGGGCGCCATCGCCCCTGCCGCGCCCCGCGCCGGCGCGCCGATGAGCTTCGCCGATCTTGCCGACCGGCTCGCGCCGGCGGTGGTCAACATCTCGACCCGGCAGAGCATCCAGGTCAGCCGCCAGCGCAACTTCCCCCCGGGCTTCGAGGAATTCTTCCGCCGCTTCGGCGCGCCGGTACCCGAAGGCGGCCAAGGCCAAGGCCAGGGTAACGACAATACCGTCACCCAGCGCGGCGGGTCGCTCGGCTCGGGCTTCATCATCTCCGAGGACGGCTATGTCGTCACCAACAACCACGTCATCGCCCCGGCGCGGACGGGTGCCACGGTTGACGAGATCACCGTCACGCTGTCCGATCGCCGCGAGTTCCGCGCGCGGTTGATCGGGCGCGATACGGCGTCCGATCTGGCGCTGCTCAAGATCGACGAAGAAGGGCTGCCTTTCGTCCGCTTCGGCGATTCGACGCGCACCCGTGTCGGCGACTGGGTGGTGGCGATCGGCAATCCGTTCGGTCTCGGCGGCACCGTCACCGCGGGCATCGTCTCGGCGCTCCACCGTAACATCGGCGCCGGCGCCTATGATCGCTACATCCAGACCGATGCGTCGATCAACACCGGCAACTCGGGCGGCCCGATGTTCGACATCGCCGGCAACGTCATCGGCATCAACACCGCGCTGATCTCGCCGACCGGTGGCAACGTCGGCATCGGCTTCGCCATCCCCGCCGAGCAGGCACGGCCGGTGATCGAGGCGCTGCGCCGCGGTGAGTCGGTGAAGCGCGGCTATATCGGCGTCAGCCTCCAGCAGCTCGACGAGGGCGTCGCGGCGGCGCTGGGCATTCCCAAGAACCGTGGCGAGCTGATCCGCAGCGTCACCGCAGGCGGACCCGCGGCGCGCGCCGGCATCCAGCAGGGTGACGTAGTGGTCGCGGTCAACGGCAAGGAAGTGACGCCCGATCAGTCGCTGTCGTGGCTGGTCGCGCAGCAGCCGGTCGGCTCGCGTGTGCCGATCGATCTCGTCCGCAACGGCAATCGCCAGCGCGTGACGCTGCAGGTCGCCGAACGGCCGAGCGACGAGGAACTGGCGAAGATCGCCGGCGTCGAGGACGAGCAGGAAGTGAGCGAGCCGCCGGCCGAGGAGCAGAGCAGCAGCCAGAAATCCGCGCGCGAGAGCCTGGGCGTTACCGTCCAGACGCTTACGCCGGAGATCGCGCGGTCGCTGAGGCTCCGCGACGTCAACCTGAAGGGCGTGGTCGTTGCCGCAGTCGATGCGTCGAGCGATGCGGGCGCGCAGGGCGTCCGGGTCGGCGACATCATCCTTTCGATCGACCGGCGCCCGACACGGACGCCGGAAGAGGCGGTCGCCGCGGTTAACGCGGCGCGCTCGTCCAACCGCGAGTCCGCGCTGCTGTTGCTCCAGCGGGGCAACAACCAGCCGCTTTACGTCGGCATCAAGCTGACCAAGCGCTGA
- a CDS encoding Mrp/NBP35 family ATP-binding protein has product MTEEIQPLLAALGRIPDPKGGDIASSGRVQAPRVKEGVASLIVDVTGLSADTRASLERAIRAAVVGVPGVRDLRIAMTADKVQRTIVAIGSGKGGVGKSTLSANLAVALARSGKKVGLLDADIYGPSQPRIMGNESRPELADKQIVPVEAYGVKMLSIGSLVEAGSALAWRGPMAATALGQLADGDWGETELLVVDLPPGTGDIQMSLIQKWKPAGAVIVSTPQDLALIDATRAIDLFRKMDVPVLGLVENMAGYVCPHCGEESDPFGQGGAEAAARVMQIPFLGRVPLTLSIRQQSDAGRPPASGEGAESEIFARIAARLVEELNRETG; this is encoded by the coding sequence ATGACAGAGGAAATCCAGCCGCTTCTCGCCGCGCTCGGCCGCATCCCCGATCCCAAGGGCGGCGACATCGCCTCCTCCGGCCGCGTCCAGGCGCCGCGCGTCAAGGAGGGCGTGGCGAGCCTGATCGTCGACGTGACCGGGCTTTCCGCCGACACCCGCGCGAGCCTTGAACGGGCGATCCGTGCCGCCGTCGTCGGCGTGCCGGGCGTCCGCGACCTGCGCATCGCGATGACTGCCGACAAGGTGCAACGGACGATCGTCGCGATCGGCAGCGGCAAAGGCGGCGTCGGCAAATCCACGCTTTCCGCCAACCTCGCCGTCGCGCTGGCGCGGAGCGGGAAGAAGGTCGGGCTGCTCGACGCCGACATCTATGGCCCTTCGCAGCCGCGCATCATGGGCAATGAGAGCCGGCCCGAGCTCGCCGACAAGCAGATCGTGCCGGTCGAAGCCTATGGTGTGAAGATGCTGTCGATCGGATCACTGGTCGAGGCGGGCAGTGCGCTTGCCTGGCGCGGGCCGATGGCGGCGACCGCGCTCGGCCAATTGGCGGACGGCGATTGGGGCGAGACCGAGCTGCTCGTGGTCGATCTGCCGCCCGGCACCGGCGATATCCAGATGTCGCTGATCCAGAAGTGGAAGCCCGCGGGCGCGGTGATCGTCTCCACCCCGCAGGATCTGGCGCTGATCGACGCCACCCGTGCGATCGATCTGTTTCGCAAGATGGACGTGCCGGTGCTCGGCCTCGTCGAGAATATGGCGGGCTATGTCTGCCCGCATTGCGGCGAGGAATCCGATCCGTTCGGCCAAGGCGGCGCGGAGGCGGCGGCGCGGGTGATGCAGATACCCTTCCTCGGCCGCGTTCCCCTCACCCTCTCGATCCGCCAGCAATCGGACGCGGGACGTCCGCCGGCTTCTGGGGAAGGTGCCGAATCTGAGATTTTCGCGCGGATCGCCGCCCGGCTCGTCGAGGAATTGAACCGGGAGACGGGTTGA
- the hflK gene encoding FtsH protease activity modulator HflK produces the protein MTRFLGLGGRIGALFNDNRNGPWGPGGGDGGSGGGSGGGGSGGGPRNPWSQPPRRRKPGGGGLGNVTSLDDFLKKSRQRFGGGIPGGDGKPYWLYGLAIFLAMWLVFTSVHRIGPQERGVITRFGEYAGTLGPGIGLTLPAPIDAVQKVDVEEIRTIDIPDQSGSENLILTGDQNIIDLAYSVRWNIRDPQLYLFQIANPENTIREVAESAMRAVVASATLEDAIGSGRGELEQRAEQVAQQLLNEYRAGIVIQGIAIKQSDPPAAVNDAFKEVSAAQQEAQSYMNQARAYALQLTAQAQGESAAFDKVYEEYRLAPEVTRRRMYYETMEKVLKNVDKTIVEAPGVTPYLALPEVQRRQQQRQAQPEAGQ, from the coding sequence ATGACGAGATTCCTTGGGTTGGGCGGACGCATCGGCGCGCTCTTCAACGACAACCGTAACGGACCATGGGGACCGGGTGGCGGCGATGGCGGTTCCGGCGGCGGATCGGGTGGCGGCGGAAGCGGCGGCGGGCCGCGCAATCCGTGGAGCCAGCCACCCCGGCGGCGCAAGCCCGGCGGCGGCGGCCTCGGCAACGTCACCTCGCTCGACGATTTCCTGAAGAAGAGCCGCCAGCGCTTCGGCGGCGGCATTCCCGGGGGCGACGGCAAGCCCTATTGGCTCTACGGACTCGCCATCTTCCTCGCGATGTGGCTGGTCTTCACCAGCGTCCACCGCATCGGACCGCAGGAACGCGGCGTCATTACGCGCTTCGGCGAATATGCCGGAACGCTGGGGCCGGGTATCGGCCTGACGCTGCCGGCGCCGATCGACGCGGTGCAGAAGGTCGATGTCGAGGAAATCCGCACGATCGATATCCCCGACCAGTCGGGGAGCGAGAATCTGATCCTGACCGGCGATCAGAACATCATTGATCTCGCCTATTCGGTTCGTTGGAACATTCGCGATCCGCAGCTTTACCTGTTCCAGATCGCCAATCCCGAGAATACGATCCGCGAAGTCGCCGAGAGCGCGATGCGCGCGGTGGTCGCGAGCGCGACGCTGGAGGATGCGATCGGCTCTGGCCGTGGCGAGCTCGAGCAACGAGCCGAGCAGGTCGCGCAGCAATTGCTCAACGAATATCGCGCCGGCATCGTGATCCAGGGCATCGCGATCAAGCAGTCCGATCCGCCCGCGGCGGTCAACGACGCCTTCAAGGAAGTGTCGGCGGCGCAGCAGGAGGCGCAATCCTATATGAACCAGGCTCGCGCCTATGCGCTGCAGCTCACCGCGCAGGCGCAGGGTGAATCGGCGGCGTTCGACAAGGTGTATGAGGAATATCGCCTCGCGCCCGAAGTCACCCGTCGCCGCATGTATTACGAGACGATGGAGAAGGTCCTGAAGAACGTCGACAAGACCATCGTCGAGGCGCCGGGCGTGACGCCCTACCTCGCGCTTCCCGAAGTCCAGCGCCGCCAGCAGCAGCGCCAGGCCCAGCCGGAGGCAGGCCAATGA
- the hflC gene encoding protease modulator HflC, protein MIGRLGRNPIALAFLAIILLVIIGSTFAIVPETKQAVVVRFGEPQAIVNRYKDGETFGRSGAGLIARVPFIDRLVWIDKRIQSVDMDRQQVLSTDQLRLQVDAFARYRVVDPLRMYIAAGTEERVSDALRPILGSALRNELGRRPFAALLSPERGQVMDNIQTALNRVARQYGAEVVDVRIKRADLPEGTPLDSAFQRMRTAREQEARSIRAQGLKQAQIIRAEADAEAANVYAEAFGKDPQFYDFYRAMQSYQTTFLDENGQNAGRTNIILSPDNRYLREFQGRTN, encoded by the coding sequence ATGATCGGGCGCCTCGGCCGCAACCCCATTGCGCTCGCCTTCCTGGCGATCATCCTGCTCGTCATCATCGGCTCGACCTTCGCGATCGTGCCGGAGACGAAGCAGGCGGTTGTCGTGCGCTTCGGCGAGCCGCAGGCGATCGTGAACCGCTACAAGGATGGCGAGACCTTCGGCCGCTCCGGCGCGGGTCTCATCGCACGCGTGCCGTTCATCGACCGGCTGGTCTGGATCGACAAGCGCATCCAGAGCGTGGACATGGACCGCCAGCAGGTGCTGTCGACCGATCAGCTCCGCCTGCAGGTCGATGCCTTCGCGCGCTACCGCGTGGTCGATCCGCTGCGCATGTATATCGCGGCGGGCACGGAAGAGCGGGTGAGCGATGCGCTCCGGCCGATCCTGGGCTCGGCGCTTAGGAACGAGCTCGGCCGGCGTCCGTTCGCGGCGCTGCTCAGCCCCGAGCGCGGGCAGGTGATGGACAACATCCAGACCGCGCTGAACCGGGTCGCGCGGCAGTACGGCGCCGAAGTGGTCGACGTCCGCATCAAGCGCGCCGACCTTCCCGAAGGCACGCCGCTCGATTCCGCGTTCCAGCGGATGCGGACGGCGCGTGAGCAGGAAGCGCGCTCGATCCGCGCGCAGGGGCTGAAGCAGGCGCAGATCATCCGCGCCGAAGCCGATGCGGAAGCCGCGAACGTCTATGCCGAGGCGTTCGGCAAGGATCCGCAATTCTATGACTTCTACCGGGCGATGCAGTCCTATCAGACCACGTTCCTCGACGAAAACGGCCAGAATGCGGGGCGGACGAACATCATCCTTTCGCCCGACAACCGCTATCTGCGTGAATTCCAGGGGCGCACAAACTGA
- a CDS encoding S-(hydroxymethyl)glutathione dehydrogenase/class III alcohol dehydrogenase, protein MKTRAAIAVAPNKPLEIHEVDLEGPKAGEVLVEIMATGICHTDAYTLEGKDSEGIFPSILGHEGAGVVREVGAGVTSVAVGDHVIPLYTPECRQCKSCLSQKTNLCTSIRATQGKGVMPDGTSRFKLGDETIYHYMGCSTFSNFTVMPEIALAKVRPDAPFDKICYIGCGVTTGVGAVIWTAGVEPGANVVVFGLGGIGLNVIQGARMVGADKIVGIDVNPAKRAMAEAFGMTHFINPRDVGEDKLVQTILDVTDGGADYSFDCTGNTDVMRAALECCHRGWGVSTIIGVAEAGKEIATRPFQLVTGRVWKGSAFGGARGRTDVPRIVDWYMDGKIEIDPLITHTMPLEDINSAFDLMHAGTSIRSVVVY, encoded by the coding sequence ATGAAGACCCGCGCCGCCATCGCCGTCGCCCCCAACAAGCCGCTCGAAATCCACGAGGTCGATCTGGAGGGACCCAAGGCGGGCGAAGTGCTGGTCGAGATCATGGCGACGGGCATCTGCCACACCGATGCCTATACGCTGGAAGGCAAGGACAGCGAAGGCATCTTCCCCTCGATCCTCGGCCACGAGGGCGCAGGCGTCGTCCGCGAGGTTGGCGCGGGCGTCACCTCGGTCGCGGTCGGCGATCACGTCATTCCGCTCTACACGCCGGAATGCCGCCAGTGTAAATCCTGCCTCTCGCAGAAGACCAACCTCTGCACCTCGATCCGCGCGACGCAGGGCAAGGGTGTGATGCCGGACGGCACCAGCCGCTTCAAACTCGGCGACGAGACCATCTACCATTACATGGGCTGCTCGACCTTCTCGAACTTCACCGTCATGCCCGAGATCGCGCTGGCAAAGGTCCGCCCCGACGCTCCGTTCGACAAGATCTGCTACATCGGCTGCGGCGTCACCACCGGCGTCGGCGCGGTGATCTGGACGGCGGGCGTCGAGCCGGGCGCCAATGTCGTGGTGTTTGGACTCGGCGGCATCGGCCTCAACGTCATCCAGGGCGCCCGAATGGTCGGCGCGGACAAGATCGTCGGCATCGACGTCAATCCCGCCAAGCGCGCCATGGCCGAGGCCTTCGGCATGACCCATTTCATCAACCCACGCGACGTGGGCGAGGACAAGCTCGTCCAGACGATCCTTGACGTTACCGACGGCGGCGCCGACTACAGCTTCGATTGCACCGGCAATACCGATGTGATGCGCGCGGCGCTGGAATGCTGCCACCGCGGCTGGGGCGTCTCCACGATCATCGGCGTTGCCGAGGCGGGCAAGGAGATCGCCACCCGCCCCTTCCAGCTCGTCACCGGCCGGGTGTGGAAAGGATCGGCGTTCGGCGGCGCGCGCGGCCGCACCGACGTGCCGCGCATCGTCGACTGGTATATGGACGGCAAGATCGAGATCGACCCGCTCATCACCCACACGATGCCGCTGGAGGATATCAACAGCGCGTTCGATCTGATGCACGCGGGCACCAGCATCCGCAGCGTGGTCGTCTATTGA
- the fghA gene encoding S-formylglutathione hydrolase — MTIETISEARAHGGTQGVYRHNSAATGTPMTFSLYLPPQAEHGPVPLVWYLSGLTCTHANVTDKGEYRAACAELGLAFIAPDTSPRGDDVPDDPDGAWDFGLGAGFYVDATQAPFDRNYRMWSYVTEELPALIAKRFPVDMARQAITGHSMGGHGALTVALRHPDRFKSVSAFAPIVAPGQVPWGEKALGGYLGTDRAAWRRHDAAALIEDGARLPELLVDQGDADNFLKEQLRPELLRAACDAAGIPLTLRMQPGYDHSYYFIATFMADHLRWHAERLR; from the coding sequence ATGACCATCGAGACGATTTCCGAAGCCAGGGCGCACGGCGGCACGCAGGGCGTCTATCGCCACAATTCCGCGGCGACCGGGACGCCGATGACCTTCTCGCTCTATCTGCCGCCGCAGGCCGAGCATGGACCGGTGCCTTTGGTCTGGTATCTCTCCGGCCTCACCTGCACTCACGCCAACGTGACGGATAAAGGCGAGTATCGCGCCGCCTGTGCCGAACTTGGCCTCGCCTTCATCGCCCCCGACACCAGCCCGCGCGGCGATGATGTGCCGGATGATCCGGACGGCGCGTGGGATTTCGGCTTGGGCGCGGGCTTCTACGTCGATGCCACGCAGGCCCCGTTCGATCGCAATTACCGCATGTGGAGCTACGTCACCGAGGAGCTGCCGGCGCTGATCGCCAAGCGCTTCCCGGTCGATATGGCGCGGCAAGCGATCACCGGCCATTCGATGGGCGGACATGGTGCGCTGACCGTGGCGCTTCGTCATCCCGATCGCTTCAAGTCAGTCTCCGCCTTCGCCCCCATCGTCGCGCCGGGGCAGGTGCCGTGGGGCGAGAAGGCGCTGGGCGGCTATCTCGGCACCGACCGCGCCGCTTGGCGCCGCCACGATGCGGCGGCGCTCATCGAGGATGGCGCGCGGCTGCCCGAACTGCTCGTCGATCAGGGCGATGCCGACAATTTCCTGAAGGAACAGCTTCGGCCCGAACTGCTGAGAGCGGCGTGCGATGCAGCGGGCATTCCGCTCACGCTCAGGATGCAGCCGGGCTACGACCACAGCTATTATTTCATCGCGACCTTCATGGCCGATCACCTGCGCTGGCACGCCGAGCGGCTGCGCTGA
- a CDS encoding cupin domain-containing protein codes for MDKVNLAEKLDSFAEHWSPRTVAQYNGNDIMVVRVQGEFHWHNHPDTDDFFLVLDGELDIELRDRVVTLGPGELFVVPSGTEHRPVARRGEVKMLLIEPSGTPNTGDPATAAPHICI; via the coding sequence ATGGACAAGGTTAACCTTGCCGAAAAGCTCGATAGCTTTGCCGAGCATTGGTCGCCGCGCACGGTCGCGCAATATAACGGCAACGACATCATGGTCGTCCGCGTCCAGGGCGAGTTTCACTGGCACAACCACCCTGATACCGATGATTTCTTTCTAGTGCTGGACGGCGAACTGGACATCGAACTCCGCGACCGCGTTGTCACACTTGGCCCGGGCGAACTGTTCGTCGTACCCTCGGGAACCGAGCACCGCCCGGTCGCGCGACGGGGCGAGGTTAAGATGCTGCTGATCGAGCCGAGCGGCACACCAAATACCGGCGATCCGGCAACTGCGGCGCCGCATATCTGCATCTGA
- a CDS encoding CoA-binding protein produces the protein MPLTSDDDIRDLLANTRTIALIGASDRPDRPSYGVMRFLQGHGYRVIPVNPQITGEHVHGEYVWRDLSQIGEPIDMVDIFRRPQAAGEAVDEAIAAGAKSVWMQIGVVNEEAAARAEAAGLRVVMDRCPKLEIPRLSVPRIS, from the coding sequence GTGCCCCTCACCAGCGACGACGACATCCGCGACCTGCTCGCGAACACCCGCACCATCGCGCTGATCGGCGCGTCCGACCGCCCCGACCGTCCGAGCTACGGCGTGATGCGCTTCCTGCAAGGCCACGGCTATCGCGTGATCCCGGTCAACCCGCAGATCACCGGCGAGCATGTCCATGGCGAGTATGTCTGGCGCGACCTATCCCAGATCGGCGAACCGATCGACATGGTAGACATCTTCCGCCGCCCGCAGGCGGCCGGCGAAGCGGTCGACGAAGCGATCGCCGCCGGCGCCAAATCGGTGTGGATGCAGATCGGCGTCGTCAACGAGGAAGCCGCAGCGCGCGCCGAAGCGGCCGGGCTGAGGGTCGTGATGGACCGTTGCCCGAAGCTCGAAATCCCCCGCCTCAGCGTGCCGCGCATTTCCTGA
- a CDS encoding VOC family protein translates to MYSHMMIGSNDLDRSRRFYDALFGAMGAKPVMTDEKGRLMYLHNRSTFMVAKPLDGKDATVSNGATIGFTMDSPEAVHRWHDAGVAAGGTSIEDPPGVRSGSFGQLYLAYLRDPDGNKLCALHRVPKDKPAE, encoded by the coding sequence ATGTATTCGCACATGATGATCGGCAGCAACGATCTCGACCGGTCCCGCCGCTTCTACGACGCGCTGTTCGGCGCGATGGGCGCCAAGCCCGTGATGACCGACGAGAAGGGCCGGCTGATGTATCTCCACAACCGCAGCACCTTCATGGTCGCGAAGCCGCTCGACGGGAAGGACGCGACCGTCTCCAACGGCGCCACGATCGGCTTCACGATGGACAGCCCGGAGGCGGTGCATCGCTGGCATGACGCCGGCGTCGCGGCGGGCGGCACATCGATCGAGGATCCGCCCGGCGTCCGTTCGGGCAGCTTCGGCCAACTCTATCTCGCCTATCTGCGCGATCCCGACGGCAACAAGTTGTGCGCGCTCCATCGCGTGCCGAAGGACAAGCCGGCCGAATAG